GAGCGGTCGACGAAGCGGCACGCAACCATGTCGTTGAGGATGCGGTGCGCGGTGGACGGATGCAGGCCGGTGGCGAGCGACAGCTCTTTCAGGCTGACCGGGTCGGCATGCTGCGCGAGGGCGTCCAGCAGGGTCATCATGCGCTCGATGACCTGGATGGACGTCTTGCCGGGTGACTTGTCTGCGTCGGACATGTTGGGAAAAGTAGAAATGTTGCCTTGCGGCATTTTTAAGCGTCTGCCTGATTCTATCTCGCATCGTGAAAATTTCAATAGGTGAAATGACATTACGGTAAGAGTCTGTCCGTGATGTCGCACCGCCGAGTGCCGTGCATGGCACCGCATTCATCGGGCCGATGAACGCTTTGTGCGCCACCCGCGGCGCCGAACGCGCATAATTGCGGGGTTTCAGGGTCTGGGAGAAGTCAACAATGCGAGTCGGTCTGTTCCACACCTGCCTGGTGGACCTGATGCGCCCGGAGATCGGTTTTTCGGTGCTCAAGCTGCTGGAAGCCGCCGGCTACGAGGTCATGGTGCCCGAGGCGCAGACCTGCTGCGGCCAGCCGGCCTACAACTCGGGGGAGCGCGCGGTGTCGCGCGACCTGGCCGAGAAATTCCTGCGCGAGTTCGAGATGTTCGACTACATCGTGGTGCCGTCGGGCAGTTGCGGCGGCATGATCCGGCACCACTACGCCGACCTGCTGCGCGACGATCCGGAGCTGAACGGCCGCTACGAGCGGCTGCGCGAGCGCGTGTTCGAGCTGACCGATTTCCTTGCCAGCGTGGCCCGGATCGAGACCCTGCCGTCGACGTTCGCGGGCCAGGTCACCTACCACGATTCGTGTTCCGGCCTGCGTGAACTCGGGGTCAAGCAGCAGCCGCGCGCGTTGCTGTCGCGCCTGCCCGGCGTGCAGCTGACCGAGATGAAGGACTGCGAGGCCTGCTGCGGTTTCGGCGGTACCTTCTCGGTCAAGTACGGCAATATCTCCACGGCCATCGTCGACGAGAAATGCGCCAATATCCAGGCCACCGGCGCCGATGCCGTGGTGCTGGGCGACCTGGGCTGCATGCTCAATATCGAAGGCCGCCTGCGCCGCACCGGCGACAGCCGCACCCGCGTGCTGCATATCGCGCAGGTGCTGGCAGGCGACGCCTGACCGCGACGACACCATCAGGAATTCGCCACGATGCAAGTCCACAGCATGGAATTCAAGGCGCGCGCCGGGCAGAAGCTGGCCGACCAGCGCCTGCAGCAGAACCTGAAGAAGCTTTCGACCAAGTTCGTCACGGCGCGCGCCGATGCGATCCGCGATATCGATTTCGACGCCACGCGCGAGGCGCTGAAAGAGCGCCGCAACCGCGCGCTCGAAAACCTCGACGTCTGGCTGGCCACGTTCGAAGAGAACGCCACCCGTCGCGGCGCCACCGTGCTGTTTGCGGAAACCACCGCCGATGCCGCGCGGCTGGTTGCGGAGATCGCGCAGAAGCACGGCGTGAAGAAGGTCATCAAGAGCAAGTCGATGGTGACCGAGGAAATGCGCCTGAACCAGGTGCTCGGCGAGATGGGTGTGCAGAGCATCGAGACCGACCTGGGCGAGTACATCCTGCAGATCAACGACTCGGAGCCGCCGTCGCACATCATTGCGCCGGTGGTGCACAAGGACAAGGACGAGATCGCCGACCTGTTCGCCAGGGTCCACCACAAGCCGCGGCTGACCGAGATCCCGGAGATGACGCGCGAAGCGCGCGAAGTGCTGCGGCCGGAATTCCTCAGCGCCGACATGGGCGTCACCGGCGGCAACTTCATCATCGCCGAGACCGGCTCGGTGGCGGTGGTCACCAACGAGGGCAATGAAGGCATGTGCACGGTGATGCCGCGCGTGCACGTGGCGGTGACCGGCATCGAGAAGGTGCTGCCGACGCTGGAAGACCTGGCCACGGTGATGCGGCTGCTGCCGCGCTCGGCCACCGGCCAGGCGATCTCCAACTACTTCTCGCTGCTGACCGGACCGCGCGCCGAGGGCGAGCGCGATGGCCCCGAGCATATGTACTTCGTGCTGGTCGACGGCGGCCGCAGCGGACTGATCGGCGGCGACTTCCAGGAGATGCTGCGCTGCATCCGCTGCGGCGCCTGCATGAACCACTGCCCGGTCTACCAGAAGATCGGCGGCCATGCCTATGGCTGGGTCTATCCCGGTCCGATGGGCAGCGTGCTGACGCCCAGCTACGTCGGGCTGGCCAGCACGGTCGACCTGCCGCAGGCGGCCACCATGTGCGGCGAATGCAATCGCGTCTGCCCGGCGTCGATCCCGTTGTCCGACCTGCTGCGCAAGCTGCGCGAAAAGCAGATGGAACGCGGCCTGCGGCCGTGGCAGGAGCGCTTTGCGCTGAAGGCCTGGGGCTACGTGGCGAAGCGGCCCGAACTCTACGCGCTGACGGCACGCATCGGCGCCTGGCTGCTGGGCCGCATGGGCGGCAGCAACGGACTGATTGCGAGCCTGCCGCTGGCGGGCAAGGGCTGGACCGAAACACGCGACATGCCGGCGCCATCGGGCCGCACGTTCCGCGAACTCTACAAGGAAAGGAGGGCGCGTTCATGAGCGCCGAGAATTCGGAAGCGCTGGCGCGCATGCGCGCCGCGCTGGAGCAGCACGTGGCCGGCGCAAAGCCGGCGCAGGAGCTGGTGCGCGAATGGCGCGATGCCGGCAGCGCGCTGGCCTTGCCGCCGGTCTACGGCCAGGCCATGGAGGAGCTGCTGCGCCGGCTGGAGATGGCGGCGGTGTTCGCGCAGGACAGCTGCTCGTTTTCCAGCACCGCGGTCACCGACCAGCTGGCGCGGTGGCTGGACAAGGCGGCAACGGTCTGAGGGGCGCTGACCGCGGGTAAAAAAAGGGGAGCCGCCGGCTCCCCTTGTTCATGGCACGTTGCGAAGCATCACCCTAGCAGCAGCGCATCGTCATCCAGCTGCTCATGCCGGGTCTGCTCGAACATCTTGAGCAGGTCCGGCACATCGAGCCCCTTGCGCTTGTCGCCCGAGACATCCAGCACCACCTGGCCCTGGTGCAGCATCACCGTGCGCTGGCCGTAGTCGAGCGCCTGGCGCATGCTGTGCGTCACCATCATCGTGGTCAGCTTGCTTTCCTCGACGATGCGCGCGGTCAGTTCGAGCACGAAGGCGGCGGTCTTGGGGTCGAGCGCGGCGGTGTGCTCGTCCAGCAGCAGGATGCGCGACGGCTGCAGCGAGGCCATCAGCAGGCTGACCGCCTGGCGCTGGCCGCCGGAGAGCAGGCCGATGCGGTCGGTCAGGCGGTTTTCCAGGCCCAGGTTGAGCAACCGCAGCTTCTCGCGGAACAGCTCGCGCGAGGCGCGGTTCAGCGCCGGGCGGAAGCCGCGGCGGCTGCCACGGGCCATCGCCAGCGCCATGTTCTCCTCGATCGTCAGCGCTTCGCAGGTGCCGGCCATGGGGTCCTGGAACACGCGTGCCACCAGGTGGGCGCGGTCCCAGGCGGGCTTGCGCGTGACGTCGGTGTCATCGATGGTAATGCGCCCGGCGTCGACCATCTGATCGCCGCTGATTGCATTCAGGAAGGTCGACTTGCCGGCGCCGTTGGAACCGATCACGGCCACGAACTGGCCGCTCGGGATTTCCAGGCTGAGGCCGCGCAGCGCGCGGGTCTCGATCGGGGTGCCCGGGTTGAAGGTGAGCTTCAGGTCTTGTGCGCGCAGCATCTCAGGCACCTCCGTTCTTGCGGGCAAACAGCTTCTTGCGCGTCGCCGGCAGCACCAGCGCGATCGTCACCAGCGCGGCGGTGACCAGGTTCAGGTCCTGCGCCTTCAGGCCGATGAAGTCGCTGTTCAGCGCCAGCGCGATGAAGAAGCGGTACAGGATGGCGCCCAGCACCACCGCCAGCGTGGTCCAGATCAGCCGGCGTGCCGGCAGGATGGTCTCGCCGATGATCACCGCGGCCAGCCCGATCACGATGGTGCCGATGCCCATCGAGATATCCGAGCCGCCCTGGGTCTGCGCGAACAGCGCGCCGGCCAGCGCGACCAGCGCATTGGACAGCGCCATGCCGGCCAGCGTGGCGCGGCCGGTCGGGATGCCTTGCGCGCGCGCCATGCGCGGGTTGGCGCCGGTGGCGCGCATCGCCAGGCCCAGCTGCGAGCTGAAGAACCAGTCCAGGCCGACCTTGGCCACCACTACCACCACGAACAGCACCAGCGGGCGCAGCACGTAGTCGGGCAGCCACTCCGGCTGCAGCACGGTGAACAGCGTCGGTTCGGTGATCAGCGGCACGTTGGGGCGGCCCATGATGCGCAGGTTGACCGAGTACAGCGCGATCATCATCAGGATACTGGCGAGCAGGTCCATGATCTTGAGGCGCACGTTGAGCCAGCCGGTGATCCAGCCGGCCAGCGCGCCGGCGGCGATGGCCACCATGGTGGCGAGGAACGGGTCCTGGCCCGCGGCGATCAGCGTCGCGGCCACGGCGCCGCCCAGCGGGAAGCTGCCGTCGACGGTCAGGTCGGGGAAGTTGAGGATGCGGAAGGAAATCAGCACCCCGAGCGCCACCAGGCTGAAGATCAGGCCGATCTCCAGGGCGCCCAGAAGGGAAAAGAGGGACATGGGGGAATCCTGTTGCGGGGGCCGGCGTCTGCCCTGGCGCCGGTTTCGGGGCGGTGCGCCCGGCATGCCCGGGTGGGGCCGCCGGCCGCTTCGCCCTGGTTCGGTCCGGCCGGGCCGGGTAGGCCTGGCCGGCGCATCCGCCGCCTTGCGGCGGCGGCATGGCAGGGCGTGGCTGTGCTTACTTGATGACCGTCTTGGCTTCCTTGACCAGCTCCGGCGACAGCGTCACGCCTTGCTTGGCGGCCGCGCCGGTGTTGACGAACAGTTCCAGGTTGTCGCTGGTCTGCGAGGCGATCGTGCCCGGCTTCTCGCCCTTCAGGATGCGCACCACCACCTTGCCGGTCTGGTGGCCGAGGTCGCCGTAGTTGACCCCCAGTGCCGCCACGGCGCCGCGCTTGACGCTGTCGGTATCGGCCGCGA
This Cupriavidus nantongensis DNA region includes the following protein-coding sequences:
- a CDS encoding (Fe-S)-binding protein, producing MRVGLFHTCLVDLMRPEIGFSVLKLLEAAGYEVMVPEAQTCCGQPAYNSGERAVSRDLAEKFLREFEMFDYIVVPSGSCGGMIRHHYADLLRDDPELNGRYERLRERVFELTDFLASVARIETLPSTFAGQVTYHDSCSGLRELGVKQQPRALLSRLPGVQLTEMKDCEACCGFGGTFSVKYGNISTAIVDEKCANIQATGADAVVLGDLGCMLNIEGRLRRTGDSRTRVLHIAQVLAGDA
- a CDS encoding ABC transporter permease — translated: MSLFSLLGALEIGLIFSLVALGVLISFRILNFPDLTVDGSFPLGGAVAATLIAAGQDPFLATMVAIAAGALAGWITGWLNVRLKIMDLLASILMMIALYSVNLRIMGRPNVPLITEPTLFTVLQPEWLPDYVLRPLVLFVVVVVAKVGLDWFFSSQLGLAMRATGANPRMARAQGIPTGRATLAGMALSNALVALAGALFAQTQGGSDISMGIGTIVIGLAAVIIGETILPARRLIWTTLAVVLGAILYRFFIALALNSDFIGLKAQDLNLVTAALVTIALVLPATRKKLFARKNGGA
- a CDS encoding LutB/LldF family L-lactate oxidation iron-sulfur protein, which translates into the protein MQVHSMEFKARAGQKLADQRLQQNLKKLSTKFVTARADAIRDIDFDATREALKERRNRALENLDVWLATFEENATRRGATVLFAETTADAARLVAEIAQKHGVKKVIKSKSMVTEEMRLNQVLGEMGVQSIETDLGEYILQINDSEPPSHIIAPVVHKDKDEIADLFARVHHKPRLTEIPEMTREAREVLRPEFLSADMGVTGGNFIIAETGSVAVVTNEGNEGMCTVMPRVHVAVTGIEKVLPTLEDLATVMRLLPRSATGQAISNYFSLLTGPRAEGERDGPEHMYFVLVDGGRSGLIGGDFQEMLRCIRCGACMNHCPVYQKIGGHAYGWVYPGPMGSVLTPSYVGLASTVDLPQAATMCGECNRVCPASIPLSDLLRKLREKQMERGLRPWQERFALKAWGYVAKRPELYALTARIGAWLLGRMGGSNGLIASLPLAGKGWTETRDMPAPSGRTFRELYKERRARS
- a CDS encoding ABC transporter ATP-binding protein — translated: MLRAQDLKLTFNPGTPIETRALRGLSLEIPSGQFVAVIGSNGAGKSTFLNAISGDQMVDAGRITIDDTDVTRKPAWDRAHLVARVFQDPMAGTCEALTIEENMALAMARGSRRGFRPALNRASRELFREKLRLLNLGLENRLTDRIGLLSGGQRQAVSLLMASLQPSRILLLDEHTAALDPKTAAFVLELTARIVEESKLTTMMVTHSMRQALDYGQRTVMLHQGQVVLDVSGDKRKGLDVPDLLKMFEQTRHEQLDDDALLLG